The following proteins are co-located in the Spinactinospora alkalitolerans genome:
- a CDS encoding ABC transporter permease, which yields MTQAVTVATPETAPPRSRSRWRAVSIAAAAFVALSAVRLVTGQSALTDSGTIQATLAFAVPIGMAGLGGLWAERAGVINIGLEGMMVFGTWFGAYAAWSTGNPWLGLVAGVLGGVFGGLIHAVATVTFGVDHIVSGVAINILAVGAMRYLSILYFQDTPGGGASQSPPLPGFPRVGLPFVADVLGPVQDRGWFLVSDLAGLVIGLTTGMSAVTLLAILLVPASFFILWRTPFGLRLRSCGENPDAAESLGVPVYRYKYIAVLVSGGLSGLGGVFLAMVASSIYQEGQTGGRGYIGLAAMIFGNWRPGGLAMGAGLFGYTDALQVRGSGTAVHALLLLIAIALVAVAVWQWRRGKPVVAAVSLAVAALLTVWYLTTDTLPRELVTYSPHVATLLVLALAAQRLRAPAAIGRQWRRS from the coding sequence ATGACCCAGGCCGTGACAGTGGCGACCCCGGAGACGGCACCGCCGCGTTCCCGCAGCAGGTGGCGCGCTGTCAGCATCGCCGCGGCGGCGTTCGTCGCGCTGTCGGCGGTGCGGCTGGTGACCGGGCAGAGCGCGCTCACCGACAGCGGAACGATCCAGGCCACCCTGGCCTTCGCCGTACCGATCGGCATGGCGGGGCTCGGCGGGTTGTGGGCCGAGCGGGCGGGGGTCATCAACATCGGCCTCGAAGGCATGATGGTCTTCGGCACCTGGTTCGGCGCCTACGCGGCCTGGAGCACCGGCAATCCGTGGCTGGGGCTGGTGGCGGGCGTACTCGGCGGGGTGTTCGGCGGGCTGATCCACGCGGTCGCCACGGTGACGTTCGGCGTCGACCACATCGTCTCCGGCGTCGCCATCAACATCCTGGCGGTCGGCGCGATGCGCTACCTGTCGATCCTGTACTTCCAGGACACCCCGGGCGGCGGCGCGTCGCAGTCGCCGCCGCTGCCGGGGTTCCCCCGCGTGGGGCTGCCGTTCGTCGCGGATGTGCTGGGGCCGGTGCAGGACCGGGGCTGGTTCCTGGTCTCCGACCTCGCAGGACTGGTCATCGGCCTGACGACCGGGATGTCGGCGGTCACCCTGCTGGCGATCCTGCTGGTCCCCGCGTCGTTCTTCATCCTGTGGCGCACCCCGTTCGGGCTGCGGCTGCGCTCATGCGGCGAGAATCCCGACGCCGCGGAGTCGCTGGGCGTTCCGGTCTACCGCTACAAGTACATCGCGGTCCTGGTCTCGGGCGGCCTGTCCGGCCTGGGCGGGGTGTTCCTGGCGATGGTCGCCTCCTCGATCTACCAGGAGGGCCAGACCGGTGGGCGCGGCTACATCGGCCTGGCGGCGATGATCTTCGGCAACTGGCGGCCCGGCGGGCTGGCCATGGGCGCGGGGCTGTTCGGCTACACCGACGCCCTCCAGGTCCGCGGGTCGGGGACGGCGGTGCACGCCCTGCTGCTGCTGATCGCGATCGCGCTGGTGGCGGTGGCGGTCTGGCAGTGGCGGCGGGGCAAGCCGGTCGTCGCCGCCGTCTCGCTCGCTGTGGCCGCGCTGCTGACGGTGTGGTATCTCACCACCGACACCCTGCCGCGCGAGCTGGTCACCTACAGCCCGCACGTTGCGACGCTGCTGGTGCTGGCGCTGGCCGCGCAGCGGCTGCGCGCCCCGGCCGCCATCGGCCGGCAGTGGCGGCGGTCGTGA